One segment of Streptomyces sp. NBC_01463 DNA contains the following:
- a CDS encoding GNAT family N-acetyltransferase, producing the protein MEPITLTTDRLLLRPFAPGDVDEVHAACQDPDIQRWTVVPSPYGRADAELFVRQLSPAGWQDDSMYNFAVVLRDGGALTGALGVNRRSGPGTYEIGFWSAREHRGLGHMTEAVLCAARWTFVSLGGDRLEWRAETGNVPSRAVALRAGFRMEGDQRSGLLNKGVRRDTWTGALLPCDLGLPGTHAYLPAADPARP; encoded by the coding sequence ATGGAGCCGATCACTCTCACCACCGACCGCCTGCTGCTGCGCCCCTTCGCCCCCGGCGACGTGGACGAGGTGCACGCAGCCTGTCAGGACCCCGACATCCAGCGCTGGACGGTGGTCCCCTCGCCGTACGGCCGCGCCGACGCGGAACTCTTCGTCCGGCAGCTCTCGCCCGCGGGCTGGCAGGACGACTCCATGTACAACTTCGCCGTGGTGCTGCGCGACGGCGGGGCCCTGACCGGTGCGCTCGGCGTCAACCGGCGCAGCGGCCCCGGCACGTACGAGATCGGGTTCTGGAGCGCCCGGGAGCACCGCGGTCTCGGCCACATGACGGAGGCGGTCCTGTGCGCCGCCCGCTGGACCTTCGTCTCGCTGGGCGGGGACCGGCTGGAATGGCGGGCGGAGACCGGCAACGTCCCCTCGCGGGCCGTCGCGCTGCGGGCCGGCTTCCGCATGGAGGGCGACCAGCGCTCGGGGCTGCTCAACAAGGGAGTGCGACGCGATACGTGGACGGGCGCACTGCTCCCCTGCGACCTCGGCCTGCCCGGCACCCACGCCTATCTTCCGGCGGCCGACCCCGCCCGTCCGTGA
- a CDS encoding response regulator transcription factor — MADTFGPVRDANDADDAAGVHTGAADDSGSRKEPIRVLVVDDHALFRRGLEIVLAQEEDIQVVGEAGDGAEAVDKAADLLPDIVLMDVRMPKRGGIEACTSIKEVAPSAKIIMLTISDEEADLYDAIKAGATGYLLKEISTDEVATAIRAVADGQSQISPSMASKLLTEFKSMIQRTDERRLVPAPRLTERELEVLKLVATGMNNRDIAKELFISENTVKNHVRNILEKLQLHSRMEAVVYAMREKILEIR, encoded by the coding sequence ATGGCGGACACCTTCGGGCCCGTGCGCGATGCGAATGATGCCGACGATGCTGCCGGTGTACATACCGGTGCGGCGGACGACAGCGGTTCCCGCAAGGAGCCGATCCGGGTCCTCGTGGTCGACGACCACGCCCTGTTCCGCAGAGGTCTGGAGATCGTCCTCGCGCAGGAGGAGGACATCCAGGTCGTAGGCGAGGCGGGCGACGGGGCGGAGGCGGTCGACAAGGCGGCCGACCTGCTGCCCGACATCGTCCTGATGGACGTGCGGATGCCCAAGCGCGGCGGCATCGAGGCGTGCACCTCCATCAAGGAGGTGGCGCCCAGCGCGAAGATCATCATGCTGACGATCAGCGACGAGGAGGCGGACCTCTACGACGCGATCAAGGCGGGCGCCACCGGCTATCTCCTCAAGGAGATCTCCACGGACGAGGTCGCCACCGCGATTCGCGCGGTCGCGGACGGGCAGTCCCAGATCAGCCCGTCGATGGCGTCCAAACTGCTCACCGAGTTCAAGTCGATGATCCAGCGGACCGACGAGCGCCGGCTGGTCCCGGCGCCCCGGCTCACCGAGCGTGAGCTCGAAGTCCTCAAACTGGTTGCCACGGGCATGAACAATCGGGATATCGCGAAGGAACTCTTCATTTCCGAGAACACCGTGAAGAACCACGTCCGCAACATTCTGGAGAAGCTGCAGCTGCACTCCCGGATGGAAGCCGTGGTCTACGCGATGCGGGAGAAGATCCTCGAGATCAGGTGA
- a CDS encoding ComF family protein, with protein sequence MRGWWREIAGLVLPVACGGCGRPRTELCAECGAQLYGGAPRRVSPDPEPPGLPVVHAAAGYENAVRAVLLAHKERGVLGLAGAAGRALAGAVRAGAGLSPGPGPLLLVPVPSARRAVAARGHDPARRIALAAAAELRRAGMPARVAGVLRQRRPVADQSGLGARERRANLTGALGVVAGGERLLAAGRVVLVDDLLTTGASLAEAARVIDGAGGWRSTAPGVRHAAVVAASPSAFEINRNWN encoded by the coding sequence ATGCGCGGGTGGTGGCGGGAGATCGCCGGACTGGTCCTGCCGGTGGCCTGCGGCGGCTGCGGCAGACCACGGACCGAGCTGTGCGCGGAGTGCGGCGCGCAGCTGTACGGCGGGGCGCCGCGCCGGGTGAGCCCCGATCCGGAGCCTCCCGGGCTGCCCGTGGTGCATGCGGCCGCCGGTTACGAGAACGCGGTACGGGCGGTGCTGCTGGCCCACAAGGAGCGAGGTGTACTCGGGCTCGCCGGAGCGGCCGGCAGGGCGCTGGCGGGTGCCGTGAGAGCCGGTGCGGGGCTGTCGCCGGGTCCGGGACCGCTGCTGCTCGTGCCCGTACCGTCCGCACGCCGCGCCGTCGCCGCGCGCGGGCACGATCCGGCCCGCCGCATCGCCCTGGCAGCCGCGGCGGAGCTGCGGCGTGCGGGTATGCCCGCCCGGGTCGCCGGTGTGCTGCGGCAGCGGCGTCCGGTGGCCGACCAGTCGGGGCTCGGAGCCCGGGAGCGCCGGGCGAATCTGACGGGGGCGCTGGGCGTAGTCGCCGGGGGTGAGCGGCTGCTCGCCGCCGGACGGGTGGTGCTGGTGGACGACCTGTTGACGACGGGTGCCTCGCTGGCCGAGGCGGCACGCGTGATCGACGGCGCCGGAGGGTGGCGGAGCACGGCTCCGGGGGTGCGTCACGCGGCCGTCGTCGCAGCCTCTCCGTCCGCCTTCGAAATAAACCGGAACTGGAACTGA
- a CDS encoding LpqB family beta-propeller domain-containing protein, with translation MPVTGDVKAVDASQPGDSQVQVYAVAPRDGATPNEVVDGFLESMTSDDSDFRTTRQYLTKRASNNWKPGAVTTVLAKAPNRSDRPIHESDRSTNEVSYTLTGEKVATVDDQNAYQPLTPTDYSRTLQLVRQNGPDGKEWRIDLVPDGLVLGQSDFKRLYRSVNKFYFATGRSEAQSTLVADPVYIRNRTDPATGMDTVTQAVRSLLRGPTDWLRPVVASRFPAGTGLRKGVTSLTPDDRNVLKVPLDKKADGTGQRSCRMMASQVLFTLRDLTSARVEQVELQRSDGSALCVLDADQAEEYAPDGSSGGPDSQYFVDAKGHVERIPGSTRGSGEPERVAGPFGAGSLKVSAVGVARDEQTAAALSQHADALYVSSIAADGELPVPAVTSKAGREENRLTAPSWDGRGDLWVADRDPGNSRLLRLAGGTGKPQEVTVPSLDGSRITALRLSSDGVRIALLLTNGDGTTLKIGRIERHGPQGKEKASVVDLRQAAPQLVDVTAMSWSGGSRLVVVGKEQGGVQQVRYVQADGSTPSSGVLPGVNQVRAIAAADDEQLPLMADTVGEGIFKLLPGDNWQSVLKEGSALVYPG, from the coding sequence ATGCCCGTCACGGGGGACGTCAAGGCGGTGGACGCCTCGCAGCCCGGTGACTCACAGGTGCAGGTGTACGCGGTCGCGCCGCGTGACGGCGCCACTCCGAACGAGGTCGTCGACGGCTTCCTGGAGTCGATGACCAGCGACGACTCCGACTTCCGGACGACGCGGCAGTACCTCACGAAGAGGGCGTCGAACAACTGGAAGCCGGGGGCCGTCACCACGGTGCTGGCCAAGGCGCCGAATCGCAGCGACCGGCCGATCCACGAGAGCGACCGCAGCACCAACGAGGTCAGCTACACCCTGACCGGCGAGAAGGTGGCGACGGTCGACGACCAGAACGCCTACCAGCCGCTCACGCCGACGGACTACTCCCGCACCCTGCAACTGGTGCGGCAGAACGGTCCGGACGGCAAGGAATGGCGCATCGACCTGGTGCCGGACGGACTGGTGCTCGGGCAGTCCGACTTCAAGCGGCTCTACCGTTCCGTCAACAAGTTCTACTTCGCCACCGGGCGGAGCGAGGCGCAGTCCACGCTGGTCGCCGACCCCGTCTACATCCGGAACCGGACCGATCCGGCGACCGGAATGGACACGGTGACGCAGGCGGTCCGCAGCCTCCTGAGGGGGCCCACCGACTGGCTGCGGCCGGTGGTCGCCTCGCGTTTTCCGGCAGGAACCGGTCTGCGCAAGGGTGTCACGTCGCTGACCCCCGACGACCGCAACGTGCTGAAGGTCCCGCTCGACAAGAAGGCGGACGGCACCGGGCAGCGCTCCTGCCGGATGATGGCCTCGCAGGTGCTCTTCACCCTCCGGGACCTGACATCGGCACGCGTCGAGCAGGTGGAGCTGCAGCGGTCCGACGGCTCGGCCCTGTGCGTGCTCGATGCGGACCAGGCCGAGGAGTACGCCCCCGACGGTTCGTCGGGCGGGCCCGACAGCCAGTACTTCGTCGACGCCAAGGGGCATGTGGAGCGCATCCCCGGCAGTACCAGGGGCAGCGGTGAGCCGGAGCGGGTCGCCGGCCCCTTCGGCGCCGGTTCGCTGAAGGTGAGCGCCGTCGGCGTCGCCCGGGACGAGCAGACGGCTGCCGCGCTCTCGCAGCACGCGGACGCGCTCTACGTGTCCTCCATCGCCGCGGACGGAGAGCTTCCCGTCCCGGCGGTGACCAGCAAGGCCGGACGCGAGGAGAACCGGCTGACGGCGCCCAGCTGGGACGGCCGGGGCGATCTCTGGGTCGCCGACCGGGACCCCGGCAACTCGCGGCTGCTGCGGCTCGCCGGTGGCACGGGCAAGCCCCAGGAGGTCACCGTGCCGAGTCTGGACGGCAGCCGGATCACTGCGCTGCGCCTGTCGTCGGACGGGGTGCGCATCGCGCTCCTGCTGACGAACGGCGACGGGACGACGCTGAAGATCGGCCGGATCGAGCGGCACGGGCCGCAGGGCAAGGAGAAGGCCTCCGTGGTGGACCTGCGGCAGGCCGCGCCGCAGCTGGTGGACGTGACCGCGATGTCGTGGTCGGGTGGCAGCCGGCTTGTGGTGGTCGGCAAGGAGCAGGGCGGGGTGCAGCAGGTCCGCTATGTGCAGGCGGACGGCTCGACCCCGTCCTCGGGCGTGCTGCCCGGGGTGAACCAGGTGCGGGCCATCGCCGCCGCGGACGACGAGCAGCTTCCGCTGATGGCGGACACGGTCGGCGAAGGGATATTCAAGCTGCTGCCCGGCGACAACTGGCAGTCGGTCCTCAAGGAGGGGTCGGCGCTGGTCTACCCGGGCTGA
- the raiA gene encoding ribosome-associated translation inhibitor RaiA, translating to MDIVVKGRKTEVPERFRKHVAEKLKLDKIQKFDGKVISLDVEVSKEPNPRQADRSDRVEITLRSRGPVIRAEAAAGDPYAALDLATGKLEARLRKQHDKRYSRRGTGRISAAEVGEMVPDAASFNGDGELIVDEAAQPVPTTRIGSLEVQGEGPLVMREKTHVAAPMSLDQALYEMELVGHDFYLFVDSETKEPSVVYRRHAYDYGVIHLRTDPLAADEAGGAGGALGG from the coding sequence GTGGACATCGTCGTCAAGGGCCGCAAGACCGAGGTGCCCGAGCGGTTCCGCAAGCACGTGGCCGAGAAGCTGAAGCTGGACAAGATCCAGAAGTTCGACGGCAAGGTGATCAGCCTCGACGTGGAGGTGTCCAAGGAGCCGAATCCTCGTCAGGCAGACCGTTCCGACCGGGTGGAGATCACGCTCCGCTCGCGTGGACCGGTCATCAGGGCAGAAGCGGCCGCAGGCGACCCGTACGCAGCGCTGGACCTGGCCACAGGCAAGCTGGAGGCGCGGCTGCGCAAGCAGCACGACAAGCGCTACAGCCGCCGTGGCACAGGCCGTATCTCCGCTGCGGAGGTCGGTGAGATGGTTCCGGACGCCGCGTCGTTCAACGGCGACGGCGAACTGATCGTCGACGAAGCGGCACAGCCCGTACCCACCACCAGGATCGGCTCGCTCGAGGTACAGGGCGAAGGACCGCTGGTGATGCGTGAGAAGACGCATGTGGCGGCGCCCATGTCGCTCGACCAGGCGCTCTACGAGATGGAGCTGGTCGGTCACGACTTCTATCTGTTCGTCGACTCGGAAACGAAGGAACCCAGTGTCGTCTACCGGCGGCACGCCTACGACTACGGTGTCATCCACCTGAGGACCGACCCCCTGGCCGCCGACGAGGCGGGCGGCGCGGGCGGTGCGCTCGGCGGCTGA
- a CDS encoding winged helix DNA-binding domain-containing protein yields the protein MTSVQPPAAELSADQARRIALRAQGFLGAPDRRGGVPGVLRHLGAVQLDTISVLARSHELIPYARLGAVGRRPVEDAYWSGGRAFEYWSHAACILPVEEWPHFAFRRRAYRARPQWHHDLPDGVYDTVIKQLRAEGPLTATELGGAKNGGEWWDWSASKVAVERALMYGEVVCTERRGWKRVYDLAERALPAAVLHDDLDDAECLRRLVALAGQSLGVGTRADIADYHRLKGEQFDAVVADSGLVPVTVRGWAKPAWADPAALAAEPRGRHRTTLLSPFDSLVWERARTERIFGFTHRLEAYVPKPKRIHGYFAMPLLAGGMLQGRVDPAREGTTLVARQVSLAGAKAVAPMAEALVEAASWVGCTDVRLERVDAPELRGPLTREIARVLA from the coding sequence ATGACGTCTGTGCAGCCTCCCGCAGCCGAACTCTCCGCCGACCAGGCCCGCAGGATCGCTCTGCGCGCCCAGGGCTTCCTCGGCGCCCCGGACCGGCGGGGCGGGGTGCCCGGCGTCCTGCGGCACCTCGGCGCCGTACAGCTCGACACGATCTCGGTGCTCGCGCGCTCGCACGAACTGATCCCTTACGCGCGCCTGGGCGCGGTCGGCCGGCGCCCGGTCGAGGATGCGTACTGGTCGGGCGGCCGGGCCTTCGAGTACTGGTCGCACGCGGCGTGCATCCTGCCGGTCGAGGAGTGGCCGCATTTCGCCTTCCGCCGCCGCGCCTACCGCGCGCGCCCGCAGTGGCACCACGACCTGCCGGACGGCGTCTACGACACCGTCATCAAGCAGTTGCGCGCCGAGGGCCCGCTGACGGCGACGGAGCTGGGCGGCGCGAAGAACGGCGGCGAGTGGTGGGACTGGTCCGCCTCGAAGGTCGCCGTCGAGCGGGCCCTGATGTACGGCGAGGTGGTGTGCACCGAGCGACGCGGCTGGAAGCGGGTCTACGACCTCGCGGAGCGCGCCCTGCCCGCCGCGGTGCTGCACGACGATCTGGACGACGCCGAGTGCCTGCGCAGGCTGGTGGCGCTGGCGGGGCAGTCGCTGGGGGTCGGCACCCGTGCGGACATCGCCGACTACCACCGGCTCAAGGGCGAGCAGTTCGACGCGGTGGTGGCGGACTCCGGGCTGGTGCCGGTGACGGTGCGTGGCTGGGCGAAGCCGGCCTGGGCGGATCCGGCCGCGCTGGCCGCCGAGCCGCGCGGACGCCACCGCACGACACTGCTGTCGCCGTTCGACTCACTGGTCTGGGAGCGGGCCCGGACCGAGCGGATCTTCGGCTTCACCCACCGGCTCGAGGCCTACGTCCCCAAGCCGAAGCGGATCCATGGCTATTTCGCGATGCCGCTGCTGGCGGGCGGCATGCTGCAGGGGCGGGTCGACCCGGCCCGTGAGGGCACGACCCTGGTCGCCCGGCAGGTGTCCCTGGCGGGCGCGAAGGCCGTGGCACCGATGGCCGAGGCTCTGGTGGAGGCCGCCTCCTGGGTCGGCTGCACGGATGTCCGGCTGGAGCGGGTGGACGCGCCGGAGCTGCGCGGACCGCTCACCCGGGAAATCGCCCGCGTCCTGGCGTGA
- the secA gene encoding preprotein translocase subunit SecA translates to MSVFNKLMRAGEGKILRKLHRIADQVSSIEEDFVNLSDAELRALTDEYKERYADGESLDDLLPEAFATVREAAKRVLGQRHYDVQMMGGAALHLGYVAEMKTGEGKTLVGTLPAYLNALSGKGVHLITVNDYLAERDSELMGRVHKFLGLSVGCIIANMTPAQRREQYGCDITYGTNNEFGFDYLRDNMAWAQDELVQRGHNFAIVDEVDSILVDEARTPLIISGPADQATKWYGDFAKLVTRLAKGEAGNPLKGIEETGDYEVDEKKRTVAIHEPGVAKVEDWLGIENLYESVNTPLVGYLNNAIKAKELFKKDKDYVVIDGEVMIVDEHTGRILAGRRYNEGMHQAIEAKEGVDIKDENQTLATITLQNFFRLYGKLSGMTGTAMTEAAEFHQIYKLGVVPIPTNRPMVRADQSDLIYRTEVAKFAAVVDDIAEKHEKGQPILVGTTSVEKSEYLSQQLSKRGVQHEVLNAKQHDREAPIIAQAGRKGAVTVATNMAGRGTDIKLGGNPDDLAEADLRQRGLDPVEHVEEWAAALPAALEKAEQAVKAEHDEVKDLGGLYVLGTERHESRRIDNQLRGRSGRQGDPGESRFYLSLGDDLMRLFKAQMVERVMSMANVPDDVPIENKMVTRAIASAQSQVEQQNFETRKNVLKYDEVLNRQREVIYGERRRVLEGEDLQDQIRHFMDDTIDDYIRQETAEGFAEEWDLDRLWGAFKQLYPVKVTVAELEDAAGDLAGVTAEFIAESVKDDIHEQYDEREKTLGSDIMRELERRVVLSVLDRKWREHLYEMDYLQEGIGLRAMAQKDPLVEYQREGFDMFNAMMEGIKEESVGYLFNLEVQVEQQVEEVPVQDAATSLTKEDAVPAARPEIRAKGLDAPQRPDRLHFSAPTVDGEGGVVEGDFSNADAGGSSESDGLTRAERRKAQKSGGGGGRRRKK, encoded by the coding sequence GTGTCCGTCTTCAACAAGCTCATGCGTGCAGGCGAAGGCAAGATCCTGCGCAAACTGCACCGCATCGCGGACCAGGTCAGCTCCATCGAAGAGGACTTCGTCAACCTCTCCGACGCCGAGCTGCGGGCGCTCACCGACGAGTACAAGGAACGGTACGCGGACGGCGAGAGCCTGGACGACCTGCTTCCCGAGGCATTCGCGACCGTCCGTGAGGCCGCCAAGCGGGTCCTCGGACAGCGCCACTACGACGTCCAGATGATGGGCGGCGCCGCCCTGCACCTCGGTTACGTGGCCGAGATGAAGACCGGCGAGGGCAAGACCCTCGTCGGCACCCTGCCCGCGTATCTCAACGCGCTCTCGGGCAAGGGAGTGCACCTGATCACGGTCAACGACTATCTGGCCGAGCGTGACTCGGAGCTGATGGGCCGGGTCCACAAGTTCCTCGGACTGAGCGTCGGCTGCATCATCGCCAACATGACTCCGGCCCAGCGCCGTGAGCAGTACGGCTGCGACATCACGTACGGAACGAACAACGAGTTCGGTTTCGACTACCTCCGCGACAACATGGCGTGGGCGCAGGACGAGCTCGTCCAGCGCGGCCACAACTTCGCGATCGTCGACGAGGTCGACTCGATCCTGGTCGACGAGGCCCGTACGCCGTTGATCATCTCCGGCCCCGCCGACCAGGCGACCAAGTGGTACGGCGACTTCGCCAAGCTGGTCACCCGCCTGGCGAAGGGCGAGGCGGGCAACCCGCTGAAGGGCATCGAGGAGACCGGCGACTACGAGGTCGACGAGAAGAAGCGGACCGTCGCGATCCACGAGCCCGGTGTCGCGAAGGTCGAGGACTGGCTCGGCATCGAGAACCTCTACGAGTCGGTGAACACCCCCCTCGTCGGGTACCTCAACAACGCCATCAAGGCCAAGGAACTCTTCAAGAAGGACAAGGACTACGTCGTCATCGACGGCGAAGTCATGATCGTCGACGAGCACACCGGCCGTATCCTCGCCGGCCGCCGCTACAACGAGGGCATGCACCAGGCGATCGAGGCGAAGGAAGGGGTGGACATCAAGGACGAGAACCAGACGCTCGCCACGATCACCCTGCAGAACTTCTTCCGCCTCTACGGCAAGCTCTCCGGCATGACCGGTACGGCGATGACCGAGGCCGCCGAGTTCCACCAGATCTACAAGCTCGGCGTGGTGCCGATCCCGACCAACCGGCCGATGGTCCGGGCCGACCAGTCGGACCTGATCTACCGCACCGAGGTCGCGAAGTTCGCCGCCGTCGTCGACGACATCGCCGAGAAGCACGAGAAGGGCCAGCCGATCCTGGTCGGCACCACCTCGGTCGAGAAGTCCGAGTACCTCTCGCAGCAGCTCTCCAAGCGCGGTGTCCAGCACGAGGTCCTCAACGCCAAGCAGCACGACCGGGAAGCGCCGATCATCGCGCAGGCCGGCCGCAAGGGTGCCGTCACGGTCGCGACGAACATGGCGGGCCGCGGTACGGACATCAAGCTGGGCGGCAACCCCGACGACCTGGCCGAGGCCGATCTGCGTCAGCGCGGACTCGACCCCGTCGAGCACGTCGAGGAGTGGGCGGCCGCGCTGCCCGCGGCCCTGGAGAAGGCCGAGCAGGCCGTGAAGGCCGAGCACGACGAGGTCAAGGACCTCGGCGGGCTGTACGTCCTGGGCACCGAGCGGCACGAGTCGCGCCGCATCGACAACCAGCTGCGCGGTCGTTCCGGCCGTCAGGGCGACCCGGGCGAGTCCCGCTTCTACCTCTCGCTCGGCGACGACCTGATGCGTCTGTTCAAGGCGCAGATGGTCGAGCGCGTCATGTCGATGGCCAACGTGCCGGACGACGTGCCGATCGAGAACAAGATGGTGACGCGGGCGATCGCGTCGGCGCAGTCGCAGGTCGAGCAGCAGAACTTCGAGACGCGTAAGAACGTCCTGAAGTACGACGAGGTGCTCAACCGGCAGCGTGAGGTCATCTACGGCGAGCGGCGCCGGGTGCTGGAGGGCGAGGACCTCCAGGACCAGATCCGTCACTTCATGGACGACACGATCGACGACTACATCCGCCAGGAGACGGCGGAGGGGTTCGCCGAGGAGTGGGACCTGGACCGGCTGTGGGGCGCCTTCAAGCAGCTCTACCCGGTGAAGGTCACGGTCGCCGAGCTGGAGGACGCGGCCGGGGACCTCGCGGGTGTCACCGCCGAGTTCATCGCCGAGTCCGTCAAGGACGACATCCACGAGCAGTACGACGAGCGTGAGAAGACGCTCGGCTCCGACATCATGCGTGAGCTGGAGCGGCGCGTGGTGCTGTCCGTCCTGGACCGCAAGTGGCGTGAGCACCTCTACGAGATGGACTATCTCCAGGAGGGCATCGGCCTGCGGGCCATGGCGCAGAAGGACCCGCTGGTCGAGTACCAGCGCGAGGGCTTCGACATGTTCAACGCCATGATGGAGGGCATCAAGGAGGAGTCCGTCGGCTACCTGTTCAACCTGGAGGTCCAGGTCGAGCAGCAGGTCG